A single Phytohabitans houttuyneae DNA region contains:
- a CDS encoding enoyl-CoA hydratase/isomerase family protein, with the protein MDDAPRLLLDVDGGLARITLNRAEAYNAIDLATARAFTAAVRAVGEAPGVRAVLLSGNGPAFCAGGDVKAMAAAADRAAFLRELAAEFHDGLALLAELPWPVVAAAQGVAAGAGLGLLLCADLVVAEETARLSTAYGAVGLSPDSGVSYHLPRVVGPARAFRLSLTGKVLSAAEAVAWGLVAEVVPAGRGLTRAEAVARALVTAPQPAATETKRLLRAAAARDLRTHLDDEARAIARAGASADAGRLIGAFTAGRRARTGAAGAEASQRVEPRAGTER; encoded by the coding sequence GTGGACGACGCGCCGCGCCTGTTGCTCGACGTCGACGGCGGCCTCGCGCGGATCACCCTCAACCGGGCCGAGGCGTACAACGCGATCGACCTCGCCACGGCCCGCGCCTTCACCGCCGCCGTCCGCGCGGTCGGCGAGGCGCCCGGCGTCCGCGCGGTGCTGCTGAGCGGCAACGGGCCGGCGTTCTGCGCCGGCGGCGACGTCAAGGCGATGGCCGCCGCGGCCGACCGCGCCGCGTTCCTGCGGGAGCTGGCCGCCGAGTTCCACGACGGCCTCGCCCTGCTGGCCGAGCTGCCCTGGCCGGTCGTCGCGGCGGCGCAGGGCGTGGCCGCAGGAGCTGGCCTGGGCCTGCTGCTCTGCGCCGACCTGGTCGTCGCCGAGGAGACCGCGCGGCTGTCCACCGCGTACGGCGCGGTCGGCCTGTCCCCGGACAGCGGCGTCTCGTACCACCTGCCCCGGGTGGTCGGGCCCGCCCGGGCCTTCCGGCTCAGCCTGACCGGCAAGGTGCTGTCGGCGGCCGAGGCGGTCGCCTGGGGCCTGGTCGCCGAGGTCGTGCCCGCCGGCCGCGGCCTGACCCGGGCCGAGGCCGTGGCCCGCGCGCTCGTGACGGCGCCGCAGCCGGCGGCCACCGAGACCAAGCGCCTGCTGCGCGCCGCGGCCGCCCGCGACCTGCGCACCCACCTGGACGACGAGGCCCGCGCGATCGCCCGTGCCGGCGCCTCGGCCGACGCCGGCCGCCTGATCGGGGCGTTCACCGCCGGCCGGCGCGCGCGGACCGGGGCGGCCGGGGCCGAGGCAAGCCAGCGGGTGGAGCCCCGAGCCGGAACCGAGCGGTAG
- a CDS encoding acyl-CoA dehydrogenase family protein gives MPVERMMPTPEAADLIDLVREIAARDLAPVAAGHEAAGTFPRDTFRLLGKAGLLGLVGPERHGGGGQPYEVYLQVLEEIATAWMSVAVGVSVHTLSCYPLVAYGTETQRRQWLPAMLGGDLLGAYSLSEAQSGSDAASLRTRAERQADGGYRVTGTKAWVTHGGQADFYTLFARTAPGQRGISCFLVPAGAPGLAAARPEEKMGLTASTTAQLHLDGVPVPAERLVGAEGEGFPIAMSALDAGRLGIAACATGLAQAALDAAVAYAHEREQFGRPVASFQGLSFMFADMAAAVASARATYLDAARRMDRGLPVTREAAIAKLVCTDGAMRVTTDAVQALGGYGYTKDFPVERYMREAKVTQIFEGTNQIQRIVISRALAAGAAR, from the coding sequence ATGCCCGTCGAGCGCATGATGCCCACGCCGGAGGCCGCCGACCTCATCGACCTGGTCCGCGAGATCGCGGCCCGGGACCTCGCGCCGGTGGCGGCCGGGCACGAGGCGGCCGGTACGTTCCCGCGCGACACCTTCCGCCTGCTCGGCAAGGCGGGACTGCTCGGCCTTGTCGGTCCGGAGCGGCACGGCGGGGGCGGCCAGCCGTACGAGGTCTACCTCCAGGTGCTCGAGGAGATCGCCACCGCGTGGATGAGCGTCGCCGTCGGGGTCAGCGTGCACACGCTGTCGTGCTACCCGCTCGTCGCGTACGGCACGGAGACGCAGCGGCGGCAATGGCTGCCCGCGATGCTCGGCGGCGACCTGCTCGGCGCATACTCGCTGTCCGAGGCGCAGTCCGGCTCCGACGCCGCCTCGCTGCGGACCCGCGCCGAACGCCAGGCGGACGGCGGCTACCGGGTCACCGGCACAAAGGCGTGGGTCACGCACGGCGGGCAGGCCGACTTCTACACGCTGTTCGCGCGCACGGCGCCGGGGCAGCGCGGGATCTCCTGCTTCCTGGTGCCTGCCGGCGCGCCCGGGCTGGCCGCCGCCCGGCCGGAGGAGAAGATGGGCCTGACCGCCTCCACGACCGCGCAGCTGCACCTCGACGGCGTACCGGTGCCGGCGGAGCGGCTCGTCGGCGCGGAAGGCGAGGGCTTCCCGATCGCGATGTCCGCCCTCGACGCCGGCCGGCTCGGCATCGCCGCCTGCGCGACCGGGCTGGCGCAGGCCGCGCTCGACGCCGCCGTGGCGTACGCGCACGAACGCGAACAGTTCGGCCGGCCGGTCGCCAGCTTCCAGGGGCTGTCGTTCATGTTCGCCGACATGGCGGCCGCCGTCGCGTCCGCCCGGGCCACCTACCTCGACGCGGCCCGGCGCATGGACCGGGGGCTGCCGGTCACCCGGGAGGCGGCGATCGCCAAGCTCGTCTGCACCGACGGCGCCATGCGCGTCACCACCGACGCGGTACAGGCACTGGGCGGCTACGGGTACACAAAGGACTTCCCGGTCGAGCGCTACATGCGCGAGGCCAAGGTGACGCAGATTTTCGAGGGTACGAACCAGATCCAGCGGATCGTCATCAGCCGTGCGCTCGCGGCCGGCGCGGCCCGCTGA
- a CDS encoding SDR family NAD(P)-dependent oxidoreductase, which translates to MDIKDTVAVVTGGGSGLGLATARHLTSLGARVGVVDLPTPSAREAVAALGPAAAFFAADVTDSEQLEAAVGGAAALGPLRVAVACAGIATARRILGRDGTPLPLAEFRRVVDVNLVGTFNLIRLAAARMAGNEAVDGERGVIVCTASIAAYEGQVGQAAYAASKAGVAGLTLCAARDLADRQIRVLSIAPGLFETPMLAGLPEAAREALGGQLPHPSRLGRPDEYARLVAHAIDVPMLNGEVIRLDAALRLGPR; encoded by the coding sequence GTGGACATCAAGGACACCGTCGCCGTGGTCACCGGCGGGGGCTCCGGCCTGGGCCTCGCCACCGCGCGCCACCTGACCAGCCTCGGCGCGCGGGTGGGCGTGGTCGACCTGCCGACGCCCTCGGCCCGGGAGGCGGTCGCGGCGCTCGGCCCGGCCGCCGCCTTCTTCGCGGCCGACGTCACCGACTCCGAGCAGCTCGAGGCGGCGGTCGGCGGCGCGGCCGCGCTGGGCCCGCTGCGGGTCGCGGTCGCCTGCGCCGGCATCGCCACCGCCCGGCGGATCCTCGGGCGCGACGGCACCCCGCTGCCGCTGGCCGAGTTCCGGCGGGTCGTCGACGTCAACCTCGTCGGCACGTTCAACCTCATCCGGCTCGCCGCCGCCCGGATGGCCGGCAACGAGGCGGTCGACGGCGAGCGTGGCGTCATCGTCTGCACGGCCTCCATCGCCGCGTACGAGGGGCAGGTGGGCCAGGCCGCCTACGCCGCCTCCAAGGCCGGCGTGGCCGGGCTGACGCTGTGCGCCGCGCGGGACCTGGCCGACCGGCAGATCCGGGTGCTGTCCATCGCGCCCGGCCTCTTCGAGACGCCCATGCTCGCCGGGCTGCCGGAGGCCGCGCGGGAGGCGCTCGGCGGGCAGCTGCCGCACCCGAGCCGGCTCGGGCGGCCGGACGAGTACGCCCGCCTCGTCGCCCACGCGATCGACGTGCCGATGCTCAACGGCGAGGTCATCCGCCTCGACGCGGCGCTGCGCCTCGGCCCGCGTTGA
- a CDS encoding pyridoxamine 5'-phosphate oxidase family protein, with product MSIRLTPDEAWAFVEGAHTGILTTLRRDGFPVALPVWFVVLERTVCFTTPPGGKKVARARRDPRASFLVESGRAWTELAAVHLSGRLSVVTDERTVALVGGLFDAKYAAHRLPDERMPAAARAVYRDRVTLRLVPDERILSWDNSRIRLPAAPA from the coding sequence GTGAGCATCAGGCTGACGCCGGACGAGGCCTGGGCGTTCGTGGAGGGAGCGCACACCGGCATCCTGACGACGCTGCGCCGGGACGGTTTCCCGGTGGCGCTGCCGGTCTGGTTCGTGGTGCTGGAGCGGACCGTCTGCTTCACCACGCCGCCGGGCGGCAAGAAGGTGGCCCGCGCGCGGCGCGACCCGCGCGCCTCGTTTCTCGTGGAGTCCGGGCGGGCCTGGACCGAGCTGGCCGCGGTGCACCTGAGCGGGCGGCTCTCGGTGGTCACCGACGAGCGGACGGTCGCGCTCGTGGGCGGGCTGTTCGACGCCAAGTACGCGGCGCACCGGCTGCCCGACGAGCGCATGCCGGCCGCCGCGCGGGCCGTCTACCGCGACCGGGTCACGCTCCGGCTGGTGCCCGACGAGCGGATCCTCAGCTGGGACAACAGCCGGATCAGGCTGCCCGCCGCGCCGGCCTGA